The sequence GGAATCCCCGCGCAGCATAGGCATCATCGCAGGCAGCGGCGTCTATCCATCCACCTTCGTCCGCGCCGCACGCAAGGCGGAGCCTCAGGCCCGGCTCGTCGCCGTCGGCTTCGACAACGAGACCGCCCCCGCCCTTGAAAAGGAGGTCGATGCCTACCGCAACGTCCGTGTCGGCCAGCTCTACAGGCTCATCAAGTTCCTGCTCTCCGAAGGCGTCACAGAAGCCGTGATGATGGGCCAGATCTCCCCGAAAAACCTCTTCGACCTCCGCCCCGACCTCCGCATCCTCATGATGCTTGCTCGGGTAAAAAAACGCAACGCCGAGACACTTTTCGGAGCCATCGCCGACGAACTCGCCAAGGACGGCATCACCCTCCTGCCCGCCACCACATTCCTCGAGGATCATCTCCCGCCGGGAGGCCACGTCGCCGGACCTGTCATCAAGCCCCGCACGCTCGGCGACCTCGAATATGGCTTTGAGATCGCCAAGAAAACCTCCGCCCTGGACATCGGCCAGTCCGTCGTCGTCCGCCACGGCACCGTCCTCGCCGTCGAGGCCTTCGAGGGCACCAACGCCTGCATCCGCCGCGGCGGCGAGCTCGGCAGGAAAAAGGACACCGTCCTCGTGAAAGTCTCCAAACCAAACCAGGACTTCCGCTTCGACGTTCCTGTCATCGGCCCGCAGACGATAGAGAACTGCGCCGAGGCCGGCATCCTCGCCATCGGCATAGAGGCGGGGAAAACGATCCTGCTCGAAAAGGACACCGTCATCCGCCTCTGCACCCAGCACAAGATCTCCATCCACGCCCTGTAGCGGCGATCTCCGGTCGCCTCTCCCCCAAAATCATCATGCACACTCTCCTCCGCATCATCTCCGCATCCCTTTTCCTAACAGCCACCTCACGCGCCGAGCCAGCCGTCAAAGACCTCCCCCCCGCCACCCCCGAAGCCATCTCCGCCGCCATCACCCGGGGCGTCGATTTCCTCATCGCCGACCAGAACGCAAACGGCTCCTGGGGCAGCGCCACCCGCACCAAGGGCCTGAACATCTACGCCCCCCTCCCCGGCGCCCACGACGCCTTCCGCGCCGGTGCCTCCGGCCTCGCTTTCTCCGGCCTTCTCGATTCCGCAGACACCCGCCCGGAAGCCGCCGCCGCCATCGAAAAAGCCACCGCCTGGTCCATCGAACACCTTCCCAAGCTCCGCCGCGCCGACCAGACCACCACCTACAACATCTGGGGCCACGCCTACGGCCTCCGCGCCCTCACCCGCCTCTGGCTGCGCGAAACCGATCCGGAAAAGAAAGCCCTCTACAGAAAACTGGCCCAGCAACAGGTTCAACTCGTCGCCCGCTACGAGGATGTCAACGGCGGCTGGGGATACCTCGATCTCTTCGACGACATCACCACCCAGGAGCCCACCGGCATCACCACCTCCTTCAGCTCCGCCACCGTCCTACTGGCCATGCACGAGTCTCGGGAATCAATGGGAGTCACCCTCGACGAAAAGATCGTCACAAGCTCCCTCGATTCCATCAAGCGCCAGCAGTTTCCGGACAAATCCTACGGCTACTCCCACAGCCACATCATGCGCCCACGGGCCGATATCAACCGCCCCGCCGGCTCCCTATCCCGCTCCCAGGCATGCAACGCCGCCCTCCGCGCCTACGGCCGCGAAGGCATCACCGACGAGGTCATCACCGAATGGGCCGACCGCTTCCTC comes from Akkermansiaceae bacterium and encodes:
- a CDS encoding LpxI family protein; amino-acid sequence: MESPRSIGIIAGSGVYPSTFVRAARKAEPQARLVAVGFDNETAPALEKEVDAYRNVRVGQLYRLIKFLLSEGVTEAVMMGQISPKNLFDLRPDLRILMMLARVKKRNAETLFGAIADELAKDGITLLPATTFLEDHLPPGGHVAGPVIKPRTLGDLEYGFEIAKKTSALDIGQSVVVRHGTVLAVEAFEGTNACIRRGGELGRKKDTVLVKVSKPNQDFRFDVPVIGPQTIENCAEAGILAIGIEAGKTILLEKDTVIRLCTQHKISIHAL